A stretch of DNA from Desulfocurvibacter africanus subsp. africanus DSM 2603:
CGCTCCGGTCTCACCCGTGGCCAACGCCGGACCTGACCAGAACGCTGCCGCAGGCGTAACCGTGACCCTGAACGGCAGCGCGAGCACGGACCTCAACGGCGACAGCCTTATCTACTCCTGGACCCAGACCGGCGGCACGCCCACCGTGACGCTAACGGGCGCCAATACGGCCCAGCCATACTTCACCGCGCCGTCGGTCATGCTGAATACGGTCCTGGTCTTCAGCCTTACAGTGACTGATCCTGGTGGGCTGTCGAGCACGGACACGGTGGCCATTACCGTGGCCCACGTCGAGTCCGCCCCCGTGGCCAACGCTGGAGCTGACCAGAGCGTTGCCGCCGGAGCAACCGTGACTATTGACGGCAGCGCGAGCTCGGACGCAAACGGTGACACCCTGACCTACTCCTGGCTCCAGACCGGCGGAACAAGCGTGTCGCTCACAGGCGCCAACACGGCCCGGCCAAGCTTCATTGCGCCATCGGTTTCGCTGGGTGGCGCGACCCTGTTTTTCACGCTCACGGTGACGGATACCGGCGGCCTGTCCCACTCGGACACGGTGACCGTGAACGTGGCCCGCACGGAGATGCCGCCCGTGGCCAACGCGGGAGGCGACCGAGCTGTTGTCGTGGGCGATGACGTGACCCTCGATGGCAGAGCAAGCTCGGACGCCAACGGCGACAGCCTGACCTACTCCTGGACCCAGACCGGCGGCACATCCATTGGGCTGCTCACGGACGCCGACACGGCCCAGCCGAGCTTCATCGCGCCCGCCCTGGCCACAACCCTGACCTTCACCCTGACGGTCACAGATCCAGGCGGGCTGTGGAGCTCGGATACCGTGAACGTGGACGTGAACCCGACCTACGTTGCCTATCCGCCCGTGGCCAACGCCGGGGCCGACCGGAGCGTTGCCACAGGCGCAACCGTGGCTCTTGACGGCAGAGCAAGCTCCGACCCCAACGGCGACGCCCT
This window harbors:
- a CDS encoding PKD domain-containing protein gives rise to the protein MTHTDTVTVNVSPAPVSPVANAGPDQNAAAGVTVTLNGSASTDLNGDSLIYSWTQTGGTPTVTLTGANTAQPYFTAPSVMLNTVLVFSLTVTDPGGLSSTDTVAITVAHVESAPVANAGADQSVAAGATVTIDGSASSDANGDTLTYSWLQTGGTSVSLTGANTARPSFIAPSVSLGGATLFFTLTVTDTGGLSHSDTVTVNVARTEMPPVANAGGDRAVVVGDDVTLDGRASSDANGDSLTYSWTQTGGTSIGLLTDADTAQPSFIAPALATTLTFTLTVTDPGGLWSSDTVNVDVNPTYVAYPPVANAGADRSVATGATVALDGRASSDPNGDAL